A portion of the Scylla paramamosain isolate STU-SP2022 chromosome 2, ASM3559412v1, whole genome shotgun sequence genome contains these proteins:
- the LOC135106614 gene encoding uncharacterized protein LOC135106614: MKVQILAAMVIVATVVAMTEASRVPPYLGRDCNHWCKNNNQVLYCCSLSGTIYPPYIRDHPGKCPSVRSTCTRTGVRSSTPKLCPHDDACDFRSKCCYDACVEHHVCKTV, translated from the exons ATG AAGGTGCAAATTTTAGCAGCCATGGTGATTGTGGCTACCGTTGTGGCCATGACGGAAGCATCCCGAGTACCTCCATATCTAGGTCGGGATTGTAATCACTGGTGCAAAAACAACAATCAAGTACTCTACTGCTGCAGCCTTTCAGGAACTATCTATCCACCTTATATTAGAG ACCACCCTGGTAAATGTCCTTCAGTCCGCTCTACATGTACTCGTACTGGTGTGAGGTCATCTACaccaaag CTCTGCCCCCACGATGATGCTTGTGACTTTAGAAGCAAGTGTTGCTATGACGCCTGTGTGGAGCACCACGTATGCAAGACTGTTTAA
- the LOC135106621 gene encoding uncharacterized protein LOC135106621, with product MPRECKNSPDKFCYICGSVTLRQYKRQLTQRVKKLYELYFGCKVGDQDKSWAPHICCVRCTSSLSAWVKGKGTGLMFGVPMVWREPKDHSTDCYFCLTDIKGRNRKGKKSIVYPDFQSAIRPVLHSSDIPVPQPPSELPSDDTSNSDDSESQDATYTTQLESDKKPHLITQPELNDLVRHLTLTKQQSELLGSRLQQWHLLDVRKRSANLQDFFTLENNLTYCNDIRGLFSDLELSYEPNEWRLFIDGSLYSIKAVLLHIGNTMPSVPVAYSVIFRETYENLAFILDRISYKEHEWLICTDLKVVAILNGLQTGYTKFMCFLCKWDSRARSEHYIRSEWPSRESMTLGCHNVIHEPLVKKEKIILPPLHIKLGLMKQFTKALQHNKPCFQYLKGIFPKISDAKIKEGIFVGPQIRKLINDEDFEATMDEPELAAWHAFKDVCKGLLGKHQESQRERKVERLIKCYQDFGCNMSLKIHFLHSHLSFFPENAADVSDEHGERFHQDIASMENRYKGKWSPAMLADFCWNLKRDTPETSYKRRSKY from the exons ATGCCTAGAGAATGCAAGAATTCGCCAGACAAGTTTTGTTATATATGTGGATCAGTTACATTAAGGCAATACAAGAGACAGTTGACTCAACGTGTAAAGAAACTTTATGAGCTGTACTTTGGATGTAAAGTGGGTGACCAGGACAAAAGCTGGGCACCTCACATATGTTGTGTCAGGTGTACAAGTTCCCTTTCTGCCTGGGTGAAAGGCAAAGGGACTGGCCTCATGTTTGGCGTACCAATGGTCTGGAGGGAGCCAAAGGACCACTCAACAGATTGCTACTTCTGCTTAACGGATATTAAAG GTCGCAACAGAAAAGGCAAGAAATCTATCGTGTATCCAGATTTTCAGTCTGCTATTCGCCCAGTTCTACATTCAAGTGATATTCCTGTGCCACAGCCGCCCTCTGAACTACCAAGCGATGACACGAGCAACTCAGACGATTCGGAATCTCAAGATGCAACGTATACGACACAACTTGAATCTGATAAGAAACCACACCTCATCACCCAACCAGAACTCAATGATCTAGTTCGTCATCTAACACTTACTAAGCAACAGAGTGAACTCCTGGGCTCACGTTTGCAACAATGGCACCTGTTGGATGTTAGGAAGCGTTCTGCAAATCTACAGGATTTCTTCACTTTGGAAAACAACTTGACTTATTGTAATGATATCAGAGGCCTATTCAGTGACCTTGAGCTGTCCTATGAACCCAATGAGTGGAGGCTATTCATAGATGGATCCCTTTACAGCATAAAAGCAGTTCTGTTGCACATTGGGAACACCATGCCTTCAGTTCCAGTTGCTTACTCAGTCATTTTTAGAGAGACATATGAGAACCTTGCTTTTATTCTAGACCGCATAAGTTACAAAGAGCATGAGTGGTTAATTTGTACAGACTTGAAAGTAGTAGCCATACTTAATGGGCTACAAACTGGATACACCAAATTTATGTGCTTTCTTTGCAAGTGGGACAGTAGGGCCAGATCAGAACATTATATACGCTCAGAATGGCCATCTCGGGAATCTATGACGCTTGGATGCCATAATGTAATTCATGAGCCACTAGTTAAGAAGGAGAAAATCATTTTGCCACCACTGCATATAAAACTAGGCCTAATGAAGCAATTTACCAAAGCACTGCAACATAACAAGCCATGTTTCCAGTATCTCAAAGGGATCTTCCCTAAAATTAGTGATGCCAAGATTAAAGAGGGTATATTTGTAGGCCCTCAGATTCGCAAGCTTATAAATGATGAGGACTTTGAGGCGACAATGGATGAACCTGAGCTAGCGGCCTGGCATGCATTCAAAGATGTATGCAAAGGGCTTCTGGGAAAGCACCAAGAGTCCCAGCGAGAGCGTAAAGTGGAGAGGCTAATCAAATGCTACCAAGATTTCGGATGCAATATGTCACTGAAGAtacactttcttcattctcatctgTCCTTCTTCCCAGAGAACGCAGCAGATGTGAGTGATGAACATGGAGAGAGGTTCCATCAAGATATAGCGTCAATGGAAAACAGGTACAAGGGAAAATGGAGCCCTGCTATGCTGGCTGACTTCTGTTGGAACCTGAAGCGTGACACGCCTGAGACGTCttataaaagaagaagtaaatactAG